The Pedobacter mucosus genome window below encodes:
- a CDS encoding mannose-1-phosphate guanylyltransferase: protein MNQNQSTYVLIMAGGVGSRFWPKSRNHFPKQFIDILGTGKSLLQLTYERFLNICPNERIFILTNESYSGLVQEQLPDILNNNILLEPSRNNTAPCIAYAAFKIAQLNPQANIIVAPSDHLILKENVFLEKLALALAFSKGNNALVTLGITPTKPDTGYGYIKYDQGTKNNDQRLEAETFEIKKVSAFMEKPVLEKAKEYLSSGDYVWNAGIFIWSAKSLKAALAKYAPDITALFDKGQAFYNTDEESNFIKENYPLSPNISIDYAILEKADNVYTIPADIGWSDLGTWASLHAVADKDENENVLNCTQINLKETTNCIINLPVDKAAVIRGLDNFIVVDDGHVLLIYPKSEEQEIKQVSKEMVSAYGVTFS from the coding sequence ATGAATCAAAATCAAAGCACCTACGTGTTAATTATGGCGGGTGGTGTAGGCTCCCGTTTTTGGCCTAAAAGCCGTAATCACTTCCCGAAACAGTTTATTGATATCCTGGGTACAGGAAAATCTTTATTACAGTTAACGTACGAGCGGTTTTTAAATATCTGCCCGAATGAAAGAATCTTTATATTAACTAATGAATCGTATTCAGGTTTAGTTCAAGAACAATTACCTGATATTTTAAATAATAATATATTATTAGAACCAAGTCGTAACAATACAGCACCTTGTATTGCTTACGCTGCTTTTAAAATAGCACAGCTAAATCCTCAAGCCAATATCATTGTTGCACCATCAGATCACCTGATTTTAAAAGAGAATGTTTTCTTGGAGAAGCTTGCTTTAGCTTTAGCTTTCAGCAAAGGTAATAACGCATTGGTTACGTTAGGAATTACACCAACTAAGCCAGATACGGGATACGGTTACATTAAATATGATCAAGGAACAAAGAACAATGATCAAAGACTAGAAGCTGAAACTTTTGAAATAAAAAAAGTATCTGCTTTTATGGAGAAGCCTGTGCTTGAAAAAGCAAAGGAATACTTATCTAGTGGAGATTATGTATGGAATGCAGGTATTTTTATCTGGTCAGCGAAATCACTAAAAGCTGCTTTGGCTAAATATGCACCTGATATTACGGCTTTATTTGATAAAGGACAGGCTTTTTATAATACGGATGAAGAAAGTAATTTCATAAAGGAAAATTATCCGTTAAGCCCTAATATTTCTATAGATTATGCCATCCTGGAAAAGGCAGATAACGTATACACCATTCCTGCAGATATTGGTTGGTCTGATTTAGGCACCTGGGCATCCTTACATGCCGTTGCAGATAAGGATGAAAATGAGAATGTTTTAAATTGTACGCAAATTAATTTAAAAGAGACAACTAACTGCATCATCAATCTACCGGTGGATAAAGCAGCGGTTATTAGGGGACTGGATAATTTTATTGTAGTTGATGATGGGCATGTGCTATTGATTTATCCAAAATCAGAAGAGCAGGAGATAAAGCAGGTTTCTAAAGAAATGGTATCTGCATATGGAGTAACATTTTCTTAA
- a CDS encoding NAD-dependent epimerase/dehydratase family protein produces MNHLIFGGSGFIGTHLKRHIIAQNKHESVYSFDIKKKVSDDFEVLDVTKEIHLNISNIPDSIIYNLAAVHTTPGHPDHEYFEVNIFGAQNVCNFARENNIQTIVFTSSIAPYGPSENFKTEETLPMPTTPYGISKLTAEYVHKLWQAEDPANRKLIIVRPGVVFGKQEGGNFTRLYNSMKKGFFFYPGRKDTIKAAVYVKDVVRILFETALNEKPGHQTYNLSYYPAPTIEDICVTIASATDIHPPKVLVPGWALTTAAGSAYFGARVLGKNISGIHPDRVKKLMISTNISGEKLSKSPYKLQFTLKEAIADWYTECERTALF; encoded by the coding sequence ATGAATCATTTGATATTTGGGGGCTCAGGTTTTATTGGAACCCACCTCAAAAGGCATATTATAGCGCAGAATAAACATGAAAGTGTTTACTCTTTTGACATTAAGAAAAAAGTAAGTGATGATTTCGAAGTATTAGATGTGACAAAGGAAATTCACTTGAATATTTCTAATATACCAGATAGTATAATTTATAACCTCGCAGCGGTTCATACTACGCCTGGGCACCCGGATCATGAATACTTTGAGGTGAATATATTTGGTGCTCAGAATGTTTGCAATTTTGCTAGAGAAAATAATATCCAAACCATTGTTTTTACCAGCTCTATAGCGCCTTACGGTCCATCTGAGAATTTTAAGACGGAAGAAACTTTACCAATGCCTACTACGCCTTATGGAATATCTAAGCTAACTGCAGAATATGTCCATAAACTCTGGCAGGCGGAAGATCCCGCAAATAGGAAATTAATTATTGTTAGGCCGGGAGTGGTTTTTGGCAAACAAGAGGGTGGCAATTTTACACGTCTTTATAATTCGATGAAGAAAGGTTTTTTCTTTTATCCAGGGAGGAAGGACACTATTAAAGCAGCTGTGTATGTAAAGGATGTGGTAAGGATTTTATTTGAAACGGCGTTAAATGAGAAACCAGGGCACCAAACCTATAATTTATCATATTACCCTGCACCAACCATTGAAGATATTTGTGTTACCATTGCAAGTGCAACCGACATTCATCCTCCTAAAGTACTAGTTCCTGGATGGGCATTGACAACGGCAGCAGGCTCAGCTTATTTTGGAGCGAGGGTATTGGGTAAGAATATTAGTGGCATTCATCCAGATCGGGTTAAGAAATTGATGATTTCTACTAATATTTCAGGAGAAAAACTAAGTAAATCACCTTATAAATTGCAATTTACATTAAAGGAGGCTATTGCTGACTGGTATACTGAGTGCGAAAGAACAGCTCTATTTTAA